In Spinacia oleracea cultivar Varoflay chromosome 5, BTI_SOV_V1, whole genome shotgun sequence, a single window of DNA contains:
- the LOC110799905 gene encoding uncharacterized protein, protein MSINGSLHGFFEGKRGLRQGDPLSPILFVLCIEYLSRILVMVGEKKEFKFHPRCADSKLNHLCFADDIILCCKGEFKSVHMLMQDSSCSLFPLRILDMIGFSRGSFPFRYLGIPICSKKISVADCEKIVEKMCAKIKSWSSKNLSFAGRLTLVQSVLMTIQTYWTQIMILPKSIFKNFNNICRCFLWKGVADYSSPGKVAWKQLCRPKNEGGLGLVNLNLWNLAAMGKHVWMIATKRENIWVRWVHSVYIKGENWLDCSPKNTDSWYWRSIRHVRDLMKVHLSEAQLCSIQKYSIKKAYCKLILPVAEKVYWASAVWSRLAQAKHIFITWLAILERLNTKDRLR, encoded by the exons ATGTCCATAAATGGCTCTTTACATGGTTTCTTTGAAGGGAAAAGGGGGCTCAGGCAGGGTGATCCTCTATCACCTATACTCTTTGTGCTGTGTATTGAGTATCTATCCAGAATTCTGGTGATGGTTGGTGAGAAAAAGGAGTTCAAGTTTCATCCCAGGTGTGCTGATTCAAAACTGAATCATCTGTGCTTTGCAGATGATATCATTCTATGTTGCAAGGGGGAGTTTAAATCAGTCCATATGTTGATGCAGGATTCCAGCTGTTCTCTCTTTCCATTG AGAATCCTTGACATGATTGGGTTTTCTAGGGGTTCTTTTCCTTTTAGATACCTTGGTATTCCAATCTGTTCCAAGAAGATCAGTGTTGCTGATTGTGAAAAAATTGTGGAAAAAATGTGTGCTAAAATCAAATCCTGGAGCTCCAAAAATTTGTCTTTTGCTGGAAGACTAACTTTGGTGCAATCTGTACTGATGACTATCCAAACATATTGGACTCAGATCATGATTCTTCCAAAGAGTATCTTCAAAAATTTCAATAACATTTGTAGATGCTTTCTCTGGAAAGGGGTTGCTGATTATAGTAGTCCTGGTAAAGTGGCTTGGAAACAACTGTGCAGACCAAAGAATGAGGGTGGATTGGGGCTGGTTAATTTAAATCTATGGAATCTAGCTGCTATGGGAAAACATGTGTGGATGATAGCCACAAAAAGAGAAAACATCTGGGTTAGATGGGTTCACTCAGTGTATATTAAAGGGGAGAATTGGTTGGATTGCTCTCCTAAGAATACTGATAGTTGGTACTGGAGGTCCATTCGTCATGTTAGAGATCTGATGAAAGTTCATCTGTCAGAGGCTCAGTTATGTTCTATCCAGAAATACTCTATCAAAAAAGCATACTGCAAGTTGATCCTTCCTGTTGCTGAAAAAGTATACTGGGCTAGTGCTGTGTGGAGTCGTTTAGCCCAAGCTAAGCACATATTCATCACCTGGCTAGCTATTTTAGAAAGACTTAACACTAAAGACAGATTAAGATAG
- the LOC130461987 gene encoding protein DETOXIFICATION 45, chloroplastic-like — protein sequence MRVQAEKFLSLRALGAPAVVLSLALQGVLRGFKDTKTPVFCLGVANLAAVFLFPLFINYFQMGVTGAATATVVSQYIGSFLMIWFLSKRVILLPPKFGDLKFGVYLKSGGFLIGRTVAVLITMTIGTSMAARQGPLAMAAHQICMQVWLVVSL from the exons ATGCGAGTACAAGCAGAGAAGTTTCTGTCGCTTAGAGCTCTTGGTGCCCCCGCTGTTGTACTTTCTCTGGCTCTTCAGGGTGTGCTGAGGGGATTTAAGGACACAAAAACCCCTGTATTCTGTCTAG GTGTTGCCAATCTTGCAGCTGTTTTTCTGTTCCCGCTTTTcataaattattttcagatGGGTGTCACTGGAGCAGCCACTGCCACTGTTGTGTCTCA ATACATAGGTAGCTTCTTGATGATTTGGTTTCTTAGCAAGAGAGTAATATTATTACCTCCAAAATTTGGAGATCTGAAGTTTGGGGTCTATTTAAAATCTG GTGGATTTCTTATTGGAAGAACTGTGGCTGTTTTGATAACTATGACGATTGGGACCTCGATGGCTGCTCGTCAaggtcctctagctatggctgcTCACCAAATCTGTATGCAAGTGTGGTTGGTTGTCTCTCTTTGA
- the LOC110799902 gene encoding uncharacterized protein, with product MRNIATCYSEHAVRVSDSYCSGPLNKSYISPKSNPSIQNVVSCTYKTHISNQKRLYVTISWCSKMICQGFFIKISEKIPRENHYQHGFHQLPKIKGTKSLQDFSSDLKKKLSITVHWDLSAADFEAGPEPIRGFYIVVLVNSRYALVLGDMEIDPALKDLVDGLVLPKVTLVSQCEHYKGQWNSEISSKAKFSEIGVEHEIMIKCWQEEDGPQSPVLSVYIDKKRVVRIKRLQWNFRGNQVIFVDGLLVDVMWDVYGWYFDQTVGGFNSNKGGCGFIMFRTRSGLDSRLWLEEEENKLSDQNLGKPEFSLLICATQ from the coding sequence atgagaaaCATAGCAACATGTTACAGTGAACATGCTGTAAGAGTTTCAGATTCATATTGTTCAGGACCATTAAACAAGTCTTACATATCTCCAAAATCAAACCCATCAATCCAAAATGTTGTGAGTTGTACATACAAAACCCATATTTCTAACCAAAAGCGCCTGTACGTCACAATTTCATGGTGTAGTAAGATGATTTGTCAGGgttttttcatcaaaatcagtGAAAAAATACCTAGGGAGAATCATTACCAACATGGATTTCATCAATTACCCAAAATAAAGGGTACAAAATCATTACAAGATTTTAGTAGTGATCTGAAGAAGAAATTAAGCATTACAGTCCATTGGGATCTTTCAGCAGCTGATTTTGAGGCTGGGCCGGAGCCGATTCGAGGATTCTATATCGTCGTCTTGGTGAATTCCCGTTATGCTCTGGTTCTAGGAGATATGGAGATTGACCCGGCTTTAAAAGATTTGGTTGATGGATTAGTTTTGCCAAAGGTGACATTGGTATCACAATGCGAGCATTACAAGGGGCAATGGAATAGTGAAATAAGTTCCAAAGCAAAATTCAGTGAGATTGGAGTTGAACATGAGATAATGATTAAATGTTGGCAGGAAGAAGACGGGCCACAGAGCCCGGTTTTATCGGTATATATTGATAAGAAAAGAGTAGTTAGGATAAAGAGATTGCAATGGAACTTTAGAGGAAATCAGGTGATATTTGTGGATGGGTTGTTGGTTGATGTAATGTGGGATGTGTATGGATGGTATTTTGATCAAACAGTTGGTGGGTTTAATAGTAATAAAGGTGGATGTGGTTTTATCATGTTTAGGACAAGAAGTGGTTTGGATAGTAGGCTTtggttggaagaagaagagaaCAAATTGTCTGATCAAAATCTTGGCAAACCTGAGTTTTCCTTGTTGATTTGTGCAAcccaataa